The sequence ATGGACCTCATGCTATAGGACATTCAAAAGTAACAAACGACTTTAGTGAATTAACGGAAGAAATTAATGCGGAATTCTCTATGCTCAATGTTTCTCTTATTTGGACGGCAGGAGCTCTTATATCGGTTCCTCTTGAGATAAATAGTATGGTAAAGGCTATTTTTGAAGGACACATATTATCTGAAGAGTCATTAAACGAAATGTTTGTATTTCAACCAATAAACGAAGAAAACCAGTATTATGGATTAGGTGTGCATAAGTATGTATTGGAAGACAATGTTCAAGCCATTGGTCATCAAGGTGGAATATATGGTTTTGAAGCCGTTACATTAAAATTTTTAGATTCCGGATTGTACGTAACAGTCATGATTAATCAAATGCCTGCAGGCGTTGTTTCTATTGCTGAAGAAATTGTTCAATTAATTCAATAAAATGAAGAAACCCTATCTATAATAGAAAGTTTTACTACGAATTCCTTTTCCTAGTTTGAGTTGGTGGAAGAATAAACGAAGAGTTGGTGATAGCTTGATGCTAGAATTGAAAAATATCAATAAAGCGATGGATTATAAAAAAGCAATGGTTACACACTTGGCAGACTTAAAGAAGCAGTTTGATAGGGGAGAAATAACGGAAGAAGAAATCATAAACAAAGAAGGAAATATAGTCATTTTGACTCACACTAATCTCTTAGAGGGGACCATTAACCTTTTTGAAACGGAAGAGAAAAGAAAAACATTTCTTGAGTTTGGCCTTGATGATTTTAGTGATGAATTAAACAAAATCCCGTCTGACATGATGGCCTTTCATGTAACCGGACCAATTCATTTAAAAGATGTAACCATTAGGTCGTTCTCAAATCTTGACAGTAGTATAAAAATGAGTGAGATGATTATATTTTCTGATCAAGTAGTTGGGGTGTCCATTTCGTAATGCGTTTTACTGTGAATAATCAAAAGTCGTCCTTTAAAAAGCTCGACTTTTGATTAACTTGTCTGAAGAGAGGAAAATAAATGTATAGAATACAAACAGAAGAAGAGCTACAAGCGCTACTCGGTTATCCTAGTGAGCTTGTCCAAAGAAAAGTGATTAACCACATTGACCATCATTGTCGAGACTTTATTGCAAAGTCTCCTTTTTTAGTGATGTCTACAGCTAGTCGGGAGGGGGATTGTGATACGTCTCCACGTGGGGATGCACCAGGGTTCGTTTATATATTGGATGATAAGCGAATGATTATCCCTGAGAGACCTGGTAATAAACGAATGGACTCCTTAAGAAATATATTATCAAATCCTCATGTAGGGTTGCTTTTCCTTATTCCAGGTTTAGGGGAAACGCTAAGAGTAAATGGGAAAGCTACCTTAGTTCAAGATGAAGTACTGTTAGAAAAGATGGCGGTAAAAGGGAAATGGCCGATAGTAGGCATTTGTGTTGAGGTGCAAGAATGTTTTATCCATTGTGCGAAGGCTTTTAAACGTTCTCGTTTATGGGAAAGGGAATCATGGCCAACTGAAGTACCGACTGCTGCAAAAATTTTAGCTGATCATGCTAAGCTTCCTGGTGCAAGCGAAGAAGCCATTTCAGCACGTTTAAGTAAAGGGTATAGGGAGCAGCTTTATTAGAGACAATCAGGGCGCCTGATTCCGAAGCAATAAAAGAACTACTGGCTGTAGAAGTAAAGATTAGCATTTAAAAAAGCTTAATTTCTCATTGAGAAAATTAAGCTTTTTAGGTTTATTTCGAACTAGTTTGATGCTTACAAGGAATCTTTATCATCATTCATCTCCACGTACATGTTACTTTCTTCTAAAACGGTTAAAGACTAGGTAGAGGTTTGGGACAATTAAGAGTGTCAATAATGCTGAGAACATAACGCCTGAAATAATTGTGACTGCAAGTGGCTTGAATAAAGCATCCCCACTAAGTGCTACCGGAATAAGGGCTACGACGGATGTCAAGGCGGTTAAAAGAATCGGTCGAATGCGAGCACGAGCTGATTCAACTACAGCATTCGTTATTGACATTCCGTTCCTACTAGCTTGCTCGATAAATTCTATCAAGACAATGGAATTTCTAACGACAATTCCCGTTAATGAAACCATTCCCATAACCGCTAAGAAGCTTATTGGTGTCTGTGTTACGAATAATCCAAGGATTGCTCCGGCAATGGCTAAGTAGACCGCGACTAGCACAAGGAAAGGCAAAGAGAGTGAATTGAATTGGAATGCGATGAGTAAGTAAACAAGGAAAATGACGATAATGAATAACACGGTAATTTCAGCAAAAAAATCATTTTGAGCCTGGTTTTCTCCACCAATGGCAATCTTATAGTCATTTTCGTTTATCTCGGTACGCTTCCTCTCAACAATTTCGGTCACTGCATTTTTAAAGTTTTGTACATCGCCAGGAAAGGCTCTAACCGTTATGGCTCTATTCCCATCAACATGAGGAATCCGTTGTAAGCTTTCAGTCGTTTCTGTCGATAATAATGTATCAAGTGCTAATAAGGTAGGTGGCTCCCCTTGTAAAGGTCCATGTGAAGGAATGGTTAAATTGTTTAGATTCACTTCCTCTTCGACCACACGATCTAAGAAAATGTTCATATCTCGACGTACTACACCATCATCTAACGAGGCAAGTGGGAAGCCATCAGTAGCTAGTCGGATTCGGTCGGATATCATTTTCATGGTTATATCGTATAATGCCAGATTTTCCCTTATTGGTACATATTGAACCGTTGGTTGTGGAGGACCGACGTTATCGACGACAAAGTTTGACCCGAGCTGTTCAATTTCTGAAGTAATGTCATCTTTAAGTTCGATTAACTTCTCCATTTGGGGACCGGATATTGTCACTGTAACAGGTGCACCAGAAGGAGGTCCTTGTTCAATTGTAGATAAAAATATCTCTGCCTGACTATACTTTTCTCGTAGTAGAATGGTCCATTCATCAATGAGCCCTTGTGCTGTTTGCTTCTTACGATCAACCCTGGCCACGATTTGGCCTGTGTTTTCACCTGATATTGGCAAGGAGCTATTAAACAAGTTTGGTAAGCCACTTCCAGCAAAAACACTTGTTTCGTATACACCTTCATCTGTTAAAAGCATATTTTCTATTTCCGCTAATGTTTCTGTTGTTTGCTCTAATGTGGTTCCAATAGGGAGGGTTACATCTATCGTCACTTCTTTTCGATCAGCAGCTGGGAAAAATTCAAATGGTGTAAACGCGATTAAAGCAAAAATAGCCAGTGTGACAGTCAACCCACCGATTGAAACTAGAAATGGTCGTTTACTTGTTTTCTTTACGACCGTATCCGCATAAAAATCGGCTAGTTTATTTAGAGGCTTCCCCAATAATCCAGGTGACTGTGAGACTAATTTATTCGAACGTTTATATAGTCTAAATCGTATCATTGGAACAAGGACTAAAGCGATAATGGTTGAGGCAAGAATCGTTGTAATTAATACAGTTGGAAGAGCTCGAATAAAAGCTCCGTTGCCTCCTGAAAGAAATATTAAAGGTAAAAAGGTAAACACAATCGCAAGTGAGGATGTGACGATGGATACCCATATTTCTTTCACACCATTGACAGCCCCTGTCAGTGCATTTTCACCCATTTTATATCTCCGCTGGATATTATCGTTCACAACGATTGAGTCGTCAACTAAAATCCCTAACGCGATAATGGCTCCAATTACAGATATTTGATTTAAATCAACACCGAAAAATGGAAGCGGAATAAGCCCAATCAGTACGGATATAGGAATAGCCACTGCTACAACAACTGCCCCAGATAGTGTTAAGCCTAATGAAGAGGTAATGACGACTGCAATAATCGCAATTACAAGAGATTGAAAGAGTCCTTTGAATATATCATTAACAAGTTCAGCTTGAGAGTAATATGGTTTTAAGGTGACATTATTTGGTAGTGAAGGGGCTAGTTCGTTTATTTTCTCTTGAATTCGCTCGTCTACAGTAGGTATATCTTCACCAGGTTTTACAAACGCAGTGAAGGATATTGAAGGTTCCCCATCAAAGGTTATGAAGTCGATTGCTTCTTTAGGTGTAATGGAAATGTCTCCAACTGAGTCTAAATAAACAGCAGCCCCTTCATTGTTTAAGCCAATCAATACGTTTTTTAGATCCTCAGCTGATTGGAAATGATCTAACGTCAGCTGGACGATTCTATCATCAACCTGCTGTTTGCCTAGTGGAGTCGGGGAATATTCTTCATTTAATGCTGTTAAAATATCAGAAAAAATTAAACCATTTTCCGCTAACTTTTCTGAATCTACATCAATAACAATTTCTTCATCGGTTACGCCTTTAATGCTAACAGCTGCAACACCAGGAAGGGATTCAATTTCTTCCTGCCATCTGCTCATTTCTGCTTGGAGATTCGTTAAATTATCTCGATTCTCACTCGTGATATGGTAGGAAACAATGGGCATGTTAACGGTTGTTTCATTTACTTCAGGTTCAAGTGCTTCTTCTGGGAAGGTGAGGGCAATATCTGAGATTGCTTGCCGAACACGGCTAAACACTTCTTTTTTACTTTCTCCTTCTTCTACTGTCACAACAATCGATGAAAATCCTGCAGAAGAAGAAGAAACAACTTCCTCAATTCCATCAATTGTAGCGAGCTTGCGTTCCAATGGATTAGTGATGCTGCGCTCTACATTATGTACCGTCGATCCCGGGTACACAGTACTAATCGTACCGATATTTACCGTAGTTTCAGGAATTTCTCGTTGTGGCAACATAAAAAATGTAAATACACCGACGATAACAAATAATAGGAATAAAACGAGAAATATTTTAGATCGCTTTAAGATCCATTCAAGCATAGTGTTCCTCCTTATGGTATATTGATCTTACAGTCAATAACTTAATCAATCAACTTCCTCTACTTAATGTTACAACGATTCTAAAAAAAACCAACCCTAAATATTGAGATTTAATAAGAATTTTATGTAGTGTTTACAGCAATTGCTTCATACACATGGGGAACTGATTGAAACGGAGCAATAAACCATTATGGGGGAGAGGGGTAATCCATATGAATTCAACAATTGAAACGATTTTACATCATCGATCAATAAGAAAATTTACAAACGAAAAATTGACAAAGGAACAAATTTCATTATTAGTTAGAAGTGCACAAGCTGCTTCTACGTCGAGTTATGTGCAAGCTTATTCTATTATTGGTGTAACAGACACAGGGAAAAGAAAAATGCTTGCAAAGTTAGCAGGTGAACAAAGTTATGTAGAAGAAAGCGGCCATTTCTTTGTGTTTTGTGCGGACCTTTATCGTCATGAAAAGATGGGAGAATGGAAGCAAGAAGATGTCACAGAATCACTTGAAAGTACAGAAAAATTTCTTGTGGCAACAATCGATGCAGCTCTTGCTGCTCAAAATATGAGCATTGCAGCAGAATCATTAGGACTTGGTATTTGCTACATAGGCGGTATACGAAATCATTTAGCAGAAGTCGATAAAATATTAGGACTTCCAAAGAGAGTAATCCCGCTTTTTGGTCTTTGTGTTGGATACCCTGATCATACATCGAGCCATAAGCAACGTTTACCAGAGGAACATATTTATCATGAAAATGTATATGAAATAGAAGAACAAGTAATGAAGCAGCAAATAGCTGAATATGATGAAAAAATTTCTGCCTATTATGAGAAAAGAACAAATGGGAGAAGGAAAGCTGGCTGGTCTGATCAAATGGTTTCGATGCTTGCTGTACCAAAAAGGATGGATGTAAAAGAGTATTTGTTGAAAAAAGGATACAATAAAAAGTAAAAAAGCTGCCATGGGCAGCTTTTTTACTTTCAAGGAACATAGTGGTGTGAGCCAAAAGCTCCTTCTATTAATTACATAATCGTCTGTATTTAGCTTTCCTTACTTATCTACACCTGGTTTGCTATCGTAGCCAGCTGTGAAGATTGCCGTCAAGAATGCTGCACAAACACCTAAAATAATAAGAGTACCCATATATGGAAACCTCCTTCAATAAAATAAAACAAGTATTTAATAACCTATAGTATAGCCTATTTTTCTTATTCTGTGAACGATAATAACGAGGTTGATGAAAAAGAAATCCTATCGGTTAATCATGTTAGATGGACGAATTGCATACAGTATAATAATCGTCTCTCAACAAGTGACAGGGGGAGGTCCTAATGGATATATTAAAAAGAATTGAGCAATTCAGAGATGAAGAAGAAATGCTAAAGTGGGAAGGGAACTTTGGGGACTATTTAGAAATATTAAAGCAAAAGCCTTGGGTAGCACAATCTGCCCACTCACGTGTGTATCATATGATAAAAGATGCGGGAGTCAAGGAGGATAAAAGTAAAAGGACATATAAATTTTTTAACGATCAACTATTTGGTCTAGAAGAGGCGTTAGAGCGATTAGTTGAAGAGTATTTCCATCCAGCAGCCAAAAGGTTGGATGTTCGTAAACGCATCTTGTTATTAATGGGCCCTGTCTCTGGTGGTAAATCCACATTAGTTGCTTTACTAAAAAGAGGATTAGAGGCCTACACAAGAACAGACCGTGGAGCTGTTTATGCCATTAAAGGGTGTCCAATGCATGAAGACCCACTTCACTTAATTCCACATCATTTGCGTGATGAATTTTATGAGGAATATGGAATTCGCATTGAAGGTAACTTATCACCTTTAAACTTAATGAGATTAGAAAAAGAGTACGGTGGCAGAATTGAAGATGTGCTCATTGAACGTGTTTTCTTTCTTGAGGATAAACGGACTGGAATTGGGACATTTAGCCCTTCTGATCCTAAATCTCAAGACATTGCCGACTTAACAGGAAGTATAGATTTTTCAACAATAGCAGAGTATGGATCCGAATCTGATCCCAGAGCATATCGATTTGATGGTGAACTCAATAAAGCAAACAGAGGGTTAATGGAATTTCAGGAGATGTTGAAATGTGATGAAAAGTTTTTATGGCATTTATTATCACTAACACAGGAAGGAAATTTTAAAGCTGGCAGGTTTGCTTTAATTTCAGCTGATGAACTGATCGTTGCACATACGAATGAAACAGAGTATCGCTCCTTTATTTCTAATAAAAAAAATGAAGCACTACATTCTAGAATTATCGTAATGCCTGTTCCGTATAATTTAAAAGTGACACAAGAAGAAAAAATATATGAGAAAATGATTCATGAAAGTGATGTTTCTGAGGTTCACATTGCTCCTCATACGTTGAGAGTGGCAGCCATGTTTACGATATTGACAAGGTTAAAAGAGCCTAAACGTGGTGATATTGACGCGATTAAGAAAATGAGATTGTACGATGGAGAGAGTGTGGAAGGATTTAATTCGGCAGATTTGGAGGAATTAAAGAAAGAATATCAAGATGAAGGAATGAGCGGAATTGATCCTCGTTATGTCATTAACCGAATATCGTCAACTATTATTAGGAAAGAGATCTCATCTATTAATGCTTTAGATGTATTACGATCATTGAAAGAGGGACTAGACCAACACCCTTCTATTACAAATGAGCTTCGGGAGAAATATTTAAATTTTATTTCACTAGCTCGTAAAGAATACGATGATATCGCAAAAAAAGAGGTACAAAAAGCGTTTGTCTATTCTTATGAAGAGTCAGCTAAAACCTTAATGGATAATTACTTAGATAATGTAGAAGCGTATTGCAATAAATCAAAGCTTCGTGATCCATTAACAGGAGAGGAAATAAACCCTGACGAAAAGCTAATGAGATCAATTGAAGAACAAATAGGCATTTCGGAAAATGCTAAAAAAGCTTTTCGAGAGGAAATCCTTATTCGCATCTCTGCCTATGCTCGAAAAGGTAAACGGTTTGATTATAATTCTCACGACCGTCTTCGAGAAGCGATCCAGAAAAAGCTGTTTGCTGACTTAAAAGATGTAGTAAAAATTACGACGTCTACTAAAACACCGGATGAGCAGCAATTAAAGAAAATCAATGAAGTGGTTGCACGTCTCATTGATGAGCATGGGTATAATTCGACATCTGCAAACGAGCTTCTTCGTTACGTTGGTAGTTTATTAAATCGATAAGAACACCCCCCTCCATAATTGGAGGGGGGTATGTTTAAAAATGCCAATTAAGGGAAACGTAAGGGAGAGGTGAGAATATGAAGAAAAAAACTAATTTATCTGATACAGAGCAATATAATGGGTCGATGGCTAAGGATTTTGAAGAGATTAAGTTATTAGGAAAGCAAATGGAGCGTCTCCGTACGAATGAGGAATTAAAAGAAAATCATATGATGCCTGATCCTGTGCAATATAGTGAGGAAGATTTATTTTAAATGTCTAGTGAAAACTAGGCATGTTTTTTTTTGCTTTTGAGGCAAATTATCAGATGAATAAAATATATTGTTACTAGGCAGAAAAAGCTGATTATTGTGACGGAGTAATATTTCTTCCTTTTTAGTAAAGAGATAATTAGAGGAATGGGAGGGGAACAAGTGAATAAAATGAAAGTTTCTACAATTCTAAAGTGGATTACCGGTACGGCTGAAGCAATTGTAGGGATTCCCGTCATTGGTGGAATTATCGTACTTTATTTTTTTTGGACACCGCTTATCTTTTTAACTCTTATGCACATTGCCGCTCTTTTTTTTTCTGCAAGAGAAGGCGAGCCGAAAGCAGGAAATATAGTAGGAATAGTCACGAATTGTATTGCATGGATTCCATTCGTAGGGATGGTTATGCATATTATAACGGCTGTTATTGTTTTAAATGAAGCATACAATGCTGAACAGTATAAAGAAAGTCCAGACTCAATGTAAGAAGTCGCTATTTGCGGCTTTTTTACCCTATGTAGAATAGTAACAGGTGAAAGAGTACTTTAAAGCAGGTCTATCATCATTATGGGATAAAAAGCTTGTCCCAATCTGCTAGGCAAGTACACCATTATCAGAATTTTTTGTAAATAATTCTTGTTTTCTGCATAGTATAGAGTAATTAGACACTAAGTTTTGTAGGAATAGTCACTTTAGGCACTCGAGATAGTTTATGCAGGAATGAAAAAAGTGTGAATCATAAGGAGGGGAATATGTTGAGTAATTCGGAAAACAATCAGTTTGTGATTTCTCAGGAAGACTGGTCCCTCCACCGAAAAGGCCATGATGATCAAGCACGACACCAAGAGAAAGTACAAGAGGCGATCAAAAACAATCTTCCTGACTTAATCACTGAAGAAAGTATCGTAATGTCAAATGGAAGAGACGTTGTGAAGATACCGATCCGTTCATTGGATGAATATAAAATCCGTTATAACTACGATAAAAATAAGCATGTTGGCCAAGGGGATGGAGACAGTCAAGTTGGAGATGTTGTTGCTAGAGATGGGTCTGACTCTAAAAAAGGTCCCGGAAAAGGGCAAGGAGCAGGAGATCAGGCTGGCGAAGATTATTATGAAGCTGAAGTATCTATGCTTGAATTGGAAGAAGCTTTGTTCAGTCAATTAGAGTTACCAAACTTAAAGAGGAAAGAACAAGATGAAATTAAGGTTGAAGATATCGAATTTAATGATATTCGAAAGACTGGATTGATGGGGAATATTGATAAAAAGAAAACGATGAAATCTGCATTTAAACGAAATGCCTTAAGTGGTAAACCTGGATTTCACCCAATCAGACAAGAGGATTTAAAGTTTAGAACATGGAATGAGGTTCTCAAGCCGGAGTCAAAAGCTGTTGTAATAGCAATGATGGATACAAGTGGAAGTATGGGGGTTTGGGAAAAATATATGGCTCGAAGCTTTTTCTTCTGGATGTCTCGTTTTTTACGTACAAAGTATGAGACAGTTGAGATTGAATTTATTGCTCATCATACTGAAGCAAAAGTTGTATCGGAAGAAGACTTTTTCTCAAAAGGAGAAAGTGGTGGAACGATTTGTTCTTCAGCCTACCGGAAAGCTTTAGAAATAATCGATCATAAATATGATCCCGATCGGTTTAATATTTATCCTTTTCATTTTTCAGACGGAGACAATTTAACATCAGATAATGCTCGTTGTTTAAAATATGTGGAAGAATTAATGAAGGTTTCAAATATGTTTGGATATGGGGAAGTGAATCAGTATAACCGTCACAGTACGCTCATGTCCGCTTATAAGAACATTGATAACGAACTCTTTCGGTACTTTATTTTAAAGAAAAAAGCAGATGTCTTCCACGCGATGAAAAGCTTTTTTAGACAAGAGGAAGAACAATTATATGCATGAAAACCAGCCGACAAGGCTGGTTTTTTCCTCCTTAAAACACTACTACATAGTACGAAAGGTAATTCCGGTTCAACATTTTAATAAAATAAAGGGATAAATTAAATTCATCAACATTTTGCCATGAAGGAGCTCTTCACCTGATAAATAGTACGCTTAGAGATTATTAAAGTAAAAATATATTATCTTTTAGACATATGATACATGGGTTAATAATTAAGAACTTTGATCCATATTCGACATTTGGGATGATTCTGTTGGTGTTGCTTTATCATTATAGACTACTACTATAATGGGATAAAGCATCTCATAGTGAAAAAAATCACAGGAATTCATTTTTTATCATATTAATGCGGAGTTATTTTTTGAGAAAAAATAATTTTAAATAAAAAGAAATAACCCCTTATTATTCTCAAACATTCCTTATAAAGGACAGGAATTATTTGAGTGGGGATGAAGAAAAACTGCCACTGAAGGAAGTTTCACATTATGTGTGATACATCATTATTTTCTTAATACTCTTCACTTTCTTTTGATCGATGGGATTTGTAAAGCTTGAATGTTTTCTAACACCTGAACCGAAATGTAATTCTTTTACATTCACTTTACTTAAAAATGAATCGGTATTAATTAGTGTTAAACCAGAACCGGCTAGGATTTCAATGTGAGAATCACGACTTTTTTCAACGAGTGCTTGTAACTCTATCGTAGCATCAGGAGCTGCTTGCTTGCCTCCCGATGTTAGCACTCTCGATATTTGTTTGTATTTCATTAGAATCTCTAAAGCTTCTTCTTGGTCTGCTGCTGTATCAAACGCCCGATGAAAGGTAACATCTAACTGACCAGCTTCCTCTAATACTTGTTGAAGAGAGATCTCATCAATCTTTCCTTCAGCTGTTAATGCTCCAAATACAATCCCGTTTGCGCCAAGCTGCTTACAGATTTGAATATCCTTTATAATCGTTCTCATATCATACGAATCATAGCAAAACGATGTACTATGAGGGCGGATCATTACATTTACAGGAATAGTTGTTGCTGTACAGACAGATTCGATTAGCGCATAGCTTGGTGTTAACCCACCTTCTGCAATTCCTGTCACCAACTCAATTCGATCTGCCCCAACTTCTTCCGCTTGAATAGCGTCTGATAAAGTCGTTGCAATAACTTCTAAAATCATACTCCTTCATCCTTTCACCATGTCATTCTTACTAAAAGAACCTTCCCTCATTCAATCGTTCTGAGGGAAGGCCCCTAAGACCTTATTGTACTTAATACTTATTTAATCCGTTTCATTGCATCAGCCACAAATTCGACATCCGTTCCTACAATGATTTGTAAATTCTTATTATTTATTTTAATAACACCTCTTGCACCATGTTTCTTCAAATTC is a genomic window of Bacillus spongiae containing:
- the yhbH gene encoding sporulation protein YhbH, coding for MLSNSENNQFVISQEDWSLHRKGHDDQARHQEKVQEAIKNNLPDLITEESIVMSNGRDVVKIPIRSLDEYKIRYNYDKNKHVGQGDGDSQVGDVVARDGSDSKKGPGKGQGAGDQAGEDYYEAEVSMLELEEALFSQLELPNLKRKEQDEIKVEDIEFNDIRKTGLMGNIDKKKTMKSAFKRNALSGKPGFHPIRQEDLKFRTWNEVLKPESKAVVIAMMDTSGSMGVWEKYMARSFFFWMSRFLRTKYETVEIEFIAHHTEAKVVSEEDFFSKGESGGTICSSAYRKALEIIDHKYDPDRFNIYPFHFSDGDNLTSDNARCLKYVEELMKVSNMFGYGEVNQYNRHSTLMSAYKNIDNELFRYFILKKKADVFHAMKSFFRQEEEQLYA
- a CDS encoding efflux RND transporter permease subunit, with the translated sequence MLEWILKRSKIFLVLFLLFVIVGVFTFFMLPQREIPETTVNIGTISTVYPGSTVHNVERSITNPLERKLATIDGIEEVVSSSSAGFSSIVVTVEEGESKKEVFSRVRQAISDIALTFPEEALEPEVNETTVNMPIVSYHITSENRDNLTNLQAEMSRWQEEIESLPGVAAVSIKGVTDEEIVIDVDSEKLAENGLIFSDILTALNEEYSPTPLGKQQVDDRIVQLTLDHFQSAEDLKNVLIGLNNEGAAVYLDSVGDISITPKEAIDFITFDGEPSISFTAFVKPGEDIPTVDERIQEKINELAPSLPNNVTLKPYYSQAELVNDIFKGLFQSLVIAIIAVVITSSLGLTLSGAVVVAVAIPISVLIGLIPLPFFGVDLNQISVIGAIIALGILVDDSIVVNDNIQRRYKMGENALTGAVNGVKEIWVSIVTSSLAIVFTFLPLIFLSGGNGAFIRALPTVLITTILASTIIALVLVPMIRFRLYKRSNKLVSQSPGLLGKPLNKLADFYADTVVKKTSKRPFLVSIGGLTVTLAIFALIAFTPFEFFPAADRKEVTIDVTLPIGTTLEQTTETLAEIENMLLTDEGVYETSVFAGSGLPNLFNSSLPISGENTGQIVARVDRKKQTAQGLIDEWTILLREKYSQAEIFLSTIEQGPPSGAPVTVTISGPQMEKLIELKDDITSEIEQLGSNFVVDNVGPPQPTVQYVPIRENLALYDITMKMISDRIRLATDGFPLASLDDGVVRRDMNIFLDRVVEEEVNLNNLTIPSHGPLQGEPPTLLALDTLLSTETTESLQRIPHVDGNRAITVRAFPGDVQNFKNAVTEIVERKRTEINENDYKIAIGGENQAQNDFFAEITVLFIIVIFLVYLLIAFQFNSLSLPFLVLVAVYLAIAGAILGLFVTQTPISFLAVMGMVSLTGIVVRNSIVLIEFIEQASRNGMSITNAVVESARARIRPILLTALTSVVALIPVALSGDALFKPLAVTIISGVMFSALLTLLIVPNLYLVFNRFRRK
- a CDS encoding pyridoxamine 5'-phosphate oxidase family protein, producing MYRIQTEEELQALLGYPSELVQRKVINHIDHHCRDFIAKSPFLVMSTASREGDCDTSPRGDAPGFVYILDDKRMIIPERPGNKRMDSLRNILSNPHVGLLFLIPGLGETLRVNGKATLVQDEVLLEKMAVKGKWPIVGICVEVQECFIHCAKAFKRSRLWERESWPTEVPTAAKILADHAKLPGASEEAISARLSKGYREQLY
- the nfsA gene encoding oxygen-insensitive NADPH nitroreductase; this translates as MNSTIETILHHRSIRKFTNEKLTKEQISLLVRSAQAASTSSYVQAYSIIGVTDTGKRKMLAKLAGEQSYVEESGHFFVFCADLYRHEKMGEWKQEDVTESLESTEKFLVATIDAALAAQNMSIAAESLGLGICYIGGIRNHLAEVDKILGLPKRVIPLFGLCVGYPDHTSSHKQRLPEEHIYHENVYEIEEQVMKQQIAEYDEKISAYYEKRTNGRRKAGWSDQMVSMLAVPKRMDVKEYLLKKGYNKK
- a CDS encoding copper homeostasis protein CutC; translation: MILEVIATTLSDAIQAEEVGADRIELVTGIAEGGLTPSYALIESVCTATTIPVNVMIRPHSTSFCYDSYDMRTIIKDIQICKQLGANGIVFGALTAEGKIDEISLQQVLEEAGQLDVTFHRAFDTAADQEEALEILMKYKQISRVLTSGGKQAAPDATIELQALVEKSRDSHIEILAGSGLTLINTDSFLSKVNVKELHFGSGVRKHSSFTNPIDQKKVKSIKKIMMYHT
- a CDS encoding PrkA family serine protein kinase is translated as MDILKRIEQFRDEEEMLKWEGNFGDYLEILKQKPWVAQSAHSRVYHMIKDAGVKEDKSKRTYKFFNDQLFGLEEALERLVEEYFHPAAKRLDVRKRILLLMGPVSGGKSTLVALLKRGLEAYTRTDRGAVYAIKGCPMHEDPLHLIPHHLRDEFYEEYGIRIEGNLSPLNLMRLEKEYGGRIEDVLIERVFFLEDKRTGIGTFSPSDPKSQDIADLTGSIDFSTIAEYGSESDPRAYRFDGELNKANRGLMEFQEMLKCDEKFLWHLLSLTQEGNFKAGRFALISADELIVAHTNETEYRSFISNKKNEALHSRIIVMPVPYNLKVTQEEKIYEKMIHESDVSEVHIAPHTLRVAAMFTILTRLKEPKRGDIDAIKKMRLYDGESVEGFNSADLEELKKEYQDEGMSGIDPRYVINRISSTIIRKEISSINALDVLRSLKEGLDQHPSITNELREKYLNFISLARKEYDDIAKKEVQKAFVYSYEESAKTLMDNYLDNVEAYCNKSKLRDPLTGEEINPDEKLMRSIEEQIGISENAKKAFREEILIRISAYARKGKRFDYNSHDRLREAIQKKLFADLKDVVKITTSTKTPDEQQLKKINEVVARLIDEHGYNSTSANELLRYVGSLLNR